AGATGCTGGAGGCCATCGACGAGACCTGCTACGTGGTGGACGACGACATCCTCGTCGGCCTGCGCTGGCTCACCGCGGACGTGCCGGAGACGGGCGACCCGATCTGGGCGCTGGCCGAGAGCTACGTCGAGCGCTCCGACGCCAGCCCGGTGCAGCACGACGCGCGCAAGATGAAGGAAGACTACCTGATGGACATGCTGCGCAAATCGAAGGCCGACGCCGCCATCCTCACCGCGGCGAAGTTCTGCGAGCCCGGCCTCGACGAGCAGCTGGCCTGGTCCAAGCACCTCGACGCCGAGAACATCCCCTACCTGGTGCTCGAGTTCGAGGAGAAGATGACCTCGTTCGAGCAGATGTCCATGCAGGTGGAGACCTTCGCCGAATCCCTGCTGTTCGCACTCGCATAAGAAAAGGAGAGAGACATGAGCACCGCAACCCTGCAGCATCCCGCCCCGGCGGCCGCCGACGACTTCGATCCCCGCGCCGAGGGTCAGCGCCTGATCAAGGAATGGTACGCCCAGCTGGAGACGGCCAACGCGCGCAACGCCGCCGTCGCCAACGTCTTCGTCATGGGCAACGCCGTCGAGATCCTGCGCGCCTTCGACTTCGAGCTGGTCTTCCCCGAGATCAACTCGCTGCAGACCGGCGTGCGCAAGGCGTCCGAGGAATACATCCGCCTGTCCGAGGACTACGGCATGTCGCCCGACGTCTGCTCCTACGTCAAGGCCGACGTCGGCCTCATCCTCAAGGAGAACGAGCACCCGGCCGGCCGCATCCCGAAGGCCAGCCTGGCCGTCGCCTCGAACATGTGCGGCACCTTCATCAAGTGGGCCGAGATCTGGGAACGCTGGCTGAAGACGCCGACCTTCGTGCTCGACCTGCCCGGCCAGCGCGCCGCCGGCTGGCAGGTGCGCCCGGGCGACGCCCAGCACGCCGCCGACGCGCGCTGGGTCGAGGCGCAGTTCCAGGAACTGATCGCCCAGTGCGAGCGCATCACCGGCAAGCGCTTCGACATGGACAAGCTGGCCGAGGTGGAAGCCCGCGTGAACAAGATGGTCGACCACTGGAACAACGTCATGGCGCTCAACCGCCAGTGCCCGGCGCCCTTCAACGCCATGCTGGACGGCCTCACCTACATCGGCATCATGAACGTGCATCGCGGCACCGAGGAGGGCGTGGAGTTCATGCGCCGGCTCGAAGAGCACCTCAAGGCCAAGGTCGGCCGCGGCGAGGGCCGCGTGGCCGAGGAGCGCTTCCGCCTGCTCTTCTCCGGCACGCCGTGCTACGTCTCGATGCGCCGGCTGGTCGAGCTGTTCGAGACCTGGGGCGGCGTCTTCGCCTATTCCGACTACCTCACCTTCGCCGCCGGCGGCATGGACGCCACCGAGCTGCGCTACGACACCTCGCGCCCGCTCGAGAGCCTGGCCGAGGTGACGGCGCTGGCGGCGCAGCGCGGCCTGTCCAACCAGTTCTTCGCCCACGAGCGCCTGGCCCAGCAGATCAAGGACTACGAAGTGGACGGCGTCGTCTTCCACGGCATCAAG
The window above is part of the Denitratisoma sp. genome. Proteins encoded here:
- a CDS encoding 2-hydroxyacyl-CoA dehydratase family protein, with the protein product MSTATLQHPAPAAADDFDPRAEGQRLIKEWYAQLETANARNAAVANVFVMGNAVEILRAFDFELVFPEINSLQTGVRKASEEYIRLSEDYGMSPDVCSYVKADVGLILKENEHPAGRIPKASLAVASNMCGTFIKWAEIWERWLKTPTFVLDLPGQRAAGWQVRPGDAQHAADARWVEAQFQELIAQCERITGKRFDMDKLAEVEARVNKMVDHWNNVMALNRQCPAPFNAMLDGLTYIGIMNVHRGTEEGVEFMRRLEEHLKAKVGRGEGRVAEERFRLLFSGTPCYVSMRRLVELFETWGGVFAYSDYLTFAAGGMDATELRYDTSRPLESLAEVTALAAQRGLSNQFFAHERLAQQIKDYEVDGVVFHGIKSCRFVSSGMADTREFINKRLDVPTLYIESDLIDPRYWSDAQIKNRVDAFFEALHQRGGGAPLARKTVATA